The stretch of DNA TGCAATACATCTTCACAagggaataccatgcagccattaGAATTGAGGAGGTAGAAGGTACACTTAACATGTGATAATGTTCTAGcatattaagtttaaaaaagtaCCTGTGCTAGTTTGAAGACCATGGAAACTGTGGTAGAGCAGGAAGTGCTCTTGATCCCAGAGAAAAAAGAAGGGTGGCAACAGTAAGGGGGAACAGCCAGGTCTTTCCATCATCCTCCCccagaaaaccccattttctcaggCCAGTTGGCCCCCTTACCCATCATGAGCAGAATCAAGAACAAGTTACTGATCTCTTGCAGCATCGGTGGGCCCGTGACCAGCAGCAACCCAGCCAGCAGTTCCAGAAAGCCCACAGCTATTTGGTAGTTCAGGGGATCTGGCTGGTAGCCAAATACCTTCAGTGGGAACACCTCAGCAAACTGCACGAACAGGGCGTTCTAGGGGTGGCAAGGAATGCCTGTCAGCCTCATGCTCACCAAGGATGAGCTCCCCAGATGCTCCATGGCATATCTATGCCTGTGCCCTCAACTCCCCAGAGAAAAGAACTACTACTCTAGGTCAGGTCCAGGCCTGAGGTCAGCCTGGAGGGGAGAGGGCTGCCCTGTGGCGCTGAGCTTTGGAATCAGGAAACAGGCTCCATGTTCCAAGTGGTACAGAGATTGACCAGACCTCCAAGTGGTATAGAGATACACTAGACCTCTCAAGAGATTACAACCCAGGCCAAATCCCAGGAGAAGGGGGCTGGGCTTGGCTCCCTAGTGCCAAGGCCTGGGGAATTCCACAGTTTACTTCTTTGTGCCTGCCCTGGTTTCTCTTAAGGCTGCAGTACAGGgaatatttggaggtggggcggAGTTAGGTGGGCTCAAAGTGACTCTTCTTGTCAAGGCAGGTCCACCCCTGAGCCAAATGGCAACTTCATCCTTACTTTCGGGGTTACTTTTTCCTGTTCCCACTCCTCAGCTCTACCTCCCCTCCTCAGCTCTGCTGGGCAGCAGCTCTAAGCTATCGTCTCTGGGGATGTATCCAGGCCTTGGAGAGAGATGCCAGCAGGGGTCTACAAGTCTAGCTCTTTTGAGGGACCTCGGAGATTGGTGAACAGGACATGAAAGCTTTCCCATGAGTCTGGAACTAGACAGAAGGCTGAAAGACGACTTCAGGGCTTCCCTCTCAGGCTTCCAGGAGAGGCTTCCCTTTCTGGGTTCCGAGTTAGGAGTGACTAGTTTGTGTCCTGCTTCCTGACTAGATGTGCAACCTTTAGCAGATATACTTGCCCTTCAGGGCGGGCTTCCTTCCCTGCAAAGCCAGGATTACTACACCCTAACGCCACGAACCTCCCGAAAACTGAAGCAAACGGCGAAAAAGGGGAAGACAGCGCGGAGTGAGCTCATTTTCCCGCTGCATCATCCTCCCCCAGGGtccggggagaggggaggagggtcCTCCTAAGGCTCTAGGTTTGCCTGGGGCCACCAATGCtcagcaggaaggggaggttCTGTCCCCTTCCGTCTAGGGAAGATCCAGAGAACTCAAGGAACTCCCCAGGCAGGACCTGCGCCTCAGTCGAAAGCCAGGAGCTTTCCCCCATCTCCAGCTGAGCCTCGGAAGCCCAAAGGCAGCCTGCCGGGCCGGGGGCGAGGAGCGGCGGGGCGGAGCACACGCCTCCACGGGCCCGATCCCCGACCGCCCGCCCGCGCCGCTCACCATCCGCTCTGAAACTGGGGCCGAGATCTCCTCCGACAGCTTGGCCAACCCCACGAGCGCGAAGAAGCCGCCCAGCAGTACACGCAGCACCGACAGCAGAAGCTCCATGGCCGCGCTCCCCTCACCGTGGGTTGGCCCCGCCGAAAACCCGCCTCTGCCGCCGActcatttcctccctccctggggCGGCCGGAAGACTCTCGCCTGAGCTACCATCCCCCGCCCTCCAGGGGGTCGCGAGGCTGCAGCACTGGTCCTACAGGTGGGGACACTTGAGGACCACTGGCTCGTAACTGACTAAACCGACACCTTTGGATTCAGGGAGTGTTTCCCAGCCAATACGGAGTGCTGGCAGACACGGATGGGTGTCTGGGTGCGGCTCAGCTACTATCAAAAGACCCCGGGACTTCGTTCCTGCCTGTGCCACAGTAGCTGTGGGATCTGAGCTGTCACCCGACCCCAAAGGGCCTCGGTATCTGCATCTGTATACGAGGATAACTCAGTTCTCCAGAGTTTGTAACAggccttagcacagtgcctgcacaTGTAAGAGCTCAGAAAGTTATTTGTAAATTagcaaattaatttataaaattataataaatcaaaaaccattaattattaaataagtcTCTTTTCTATCTTTGCCTGAGGTATCTTTTCCCTCTAATTTATCTCAGCTGAGACTGAAATGTGAAAGCTGTTTGAAAATTCAGATACTTGCAGCCATGGATAGAGAGACTTTCACTGAACCAAGCCCTACAGTCCACTCCTGGCCCATTTGCTCTTACTTGGAAATCTGTCTAAAGCTGGGATGGGCAAACCATGGGCCAAATTTGCCCAGCTGTCTGATTTTTTTCCATGCTTCTCCCCTTCCCCGAAGCTAATaatgtttgtttacattttttatgataaaaacttttaaaagaagctTGTGTGACAtaggaaaattatatgaaattcctATTTCAGTGTTCACGAATAAGTTTTATTTAAGCAGCCACACTCATCtgcatattgtctatggctgcttttgcactgcaactgcagaattgagtagttgtgacagtatggcctgcaaagctgaaaatatttactatctggctctttatttaaaaagtttgctAAGCCCTGGTATATTAGGCCAGAAAGCCCCCAAGCAGGGGTCTCAAACCCCCCTATTGCTTCCATTTATTGTTACCCAAGCTGCTTAGATCTttttccagctgggcatggtggctcacacttgtaatcccagcactttgggaggccgaggcaggtggatcacttgaggtcaggagttcgagaccagcctgaccagcatggtgaaaccccatctctactaaaaaaatacaacagacaggtgtagtggcacatgcctggtaactccagctacccagaaggccgaggcaggagaattgtttgaacccaggaggcagaggttccagtgagccaagatcacgccattgcactccagcctgggcaacaagagcaaaactccatctcaaaaaaaaagaaaaaaaaaaagatctatctTTTCCACCTACTCACAACCTTGCTGGGGTAAGTAGCTGGTTGGCTGGAAGACTGAAATGTTCCACTTGCTTCTAAAGGCCAAGCTGTTTCAACATTCAGGTTGTGCTGTTACATTATAAACTGGGCCTCTTATTACCTTCAGTCTTTGTCACTAAtccaaatttaatgaaataactaAATTTTCTACCCTGgattataattatacataattacttacaaaaatcataattattaaattcctcaacaaaaagggaaaaattattaaaacatttaatcacTGAAAACACAAATCCACATTAGGAAATTATCTTTTAGGATACTTATACAAAACTTAACACAAGATTATTGACTTCACTATTAAGCAATGTGCATATTGCTACTCTTTTTCCTTCACTAATTTTTCCATCCTTGGAATTAAAGATGTGACTGCAAGTCTTAGGGCAGGGCCAGAAACCAacagatttctttgttttgaCTCAGTCAAAGCTGAAAAGGCAGCATCACATAAATAAACAGTTGAAAAGGGTAATAAAAATTTCATTGCCCTTTCATGGAGTTCTGGGTAACTTGTCTTTGCATTTATCCAAAACTGAGTTACAGACACTGATTTAAATACTGATTGTAATCCTAAATCTGAAGATAGCTGTGTTAGCTTTTCTTCTTCGAAGTCGGTGAGATTATTATTTTGGTGATTCATAAAAGGGTTAATTATCCACAAATTTCCTGAACGCAAGTCTTGTTCTGGTGGAAAACAGTCACTGAACACTTGAGAAAGTCCTTCCAGGTGCTCAAAAATAATCCTTGTGATCTCTGTCATATTTAAGCCTGATGAATTTGAGAATTCAGAAAATGAAGGGAACATGTCATAATCATTCTCTTGCGTGCGCTTCAACCACATTTTTAACTTTCTCTTAAATACATCAATTTTTTTACACAAATTGAAGAAAGTAGTCAAAGTTCCTTGGAGActtaaatttaattcatttataagtgaaaatatatcTGATAAGTAGGCCAGCTTTGCAACCCATTCCTCATCATGGAAATACTTGGCCAAATCTGAATGCTTttgacttaaaaatatttcaatctcATGTCGTAATTCAAATAATCTTTTTAACATTCTCCCTCTTGATATCCAACGTACTTCAGCATGAAGCGGTAAACTCACATGCTCAGATCCCATCTCTTCACACAAAATTGTTAACATACGTGAATTCAATGCATTGCTCTTTATAAAACTTAGAATTTGTGCTGACTGCAAAAGAATTTTATGTAAACATGGAGACAACTTTTCTGCCACTAAACGTTCACGGTGAATAAAACAATGTGTAAATGCCACTGTACTCATGGCAACTTCttgaatttttgcttttaaacCAGAATACCTGCCAGTCATGCTTGCAGCCCCATCGGTACAGAGACCAACACAATGTTTCCAATTCAGAGATTTActatcaatatatttatttattagttcaaatatttcaaaaccaGTTATTTGAGTAGGCATttcaatgcaaaataataattCTTCTTTTACATCACGACAATCATAATCAATGAAACGAATATAGCACAAAAGAAGTGTGATATCTGAGATTTCTGATGACTCATCTATCTGTAGGGCAAACCACTTTGACTCTCTGATCTTTTGAATCAGCTGGTCTTCAATGTCTGCAGATAGTTCCTCAATCCTGTGTTGAATTGTAACGTTAGAAAGTGGGATAGTTTTCATTTTGTCTCCAGCACTTGAACCCAAAACTTCTGAACACATTTCTACTAAATATGGTTTAATTAATTCTTCAGCAATGGAGAATGGCTTCTTGCTTGCAGCAGTTTGGAAAGCAATTAAATAAGAAGCTTTCACAAGTGACTTTTCAACTAGtaaacacttttttaaagaaCTATTTTGACATTCCATTTCCAGAGATTTTTGTTCAAAAAAATCTACTggtttgttttctaattctgcatGTTTTGTCTTCAAATGATGAGAAAGATTTGCTGGCTTCATGTTTTCACTGGATAAGATCTCTCCACAAATGACACACTGTGGCCTTGGTGAACTTTCTTTTGATCCAGGACAGATAATAAAACCAACTTTTAGATATTCTGTATCGTAAGTCTGGAAAAAacctaatctttttttctttgaaggtgGAGAATCAAGTTCTGCATCATTTTTTTCATTAGGCATAGGTAAATCTGAATGAAATATTTGAATCACTGTTATTTTCAAGAACAAATAAGCAATGTTCTTTATGTATCTCCCCAcacatttaaaattcatatttggtTACTATTTCTATTTATCAAAAGAATGCACTGATAAAAGTTTAAGCACAAATCATAATATTTCCAGTGATGCCACTGACAACTGAATTTCTCCTTTGCCCAAAGCTTGATCACTAGCTATAATAAAACTGTAGGATGTGATACATGTACAAGTAATCCCAAGCACCCACTAGGTTATTGAAATTAGGGCTGAAGACCACAGTACACATCAAATTAACAATAAACTTTTTGGCtgagcagggtggctcacacctataatcccagcactttgggatgccaaggtgggtggatcacttgagccccggtgttagagaccagtctgggcaacatggcaaaactccatctctacaaaaaaaaaaaaaaaaaaaaaattggctgggtgcagtggcacacgtctatagtcccagctacttgggtagctaaagcaagaggatcacctgagcccaggaggttgaggccacagggagccaggatcacaccactgcactcttgagactgtgtctcaagaaacaaaaaaaaaaaagaagaaattttgtaTTGGTGAGTGACACTGGTAtcgaaaaaaatttttaaagaaaaagaaaaaaaagaccaggcatggggctcacacctgtactcccagcactctgggaggccaaggtgggcagatcacttgtgatcaggagttcgagaccagcaaggccaacatggtgaaaccccctctctactaaaaacacaaaattagccaggcgtggtggtatgtgcctataatcccaaccacttgagaggctgagacaggagaattgcttgaacccaggaggcggaggttgcagtgtgctgagatcacgccattgcactccagcctgggagacaagagcgaaactccatctcaaaaaagagaaagagaaggaagaaaaagagaaagaaaaataatgttttactttgaaacaatccagaaaaaaaaaaaattgcaaaaagttAACATTTCATTTATCTAGATGAAGAGTATACTAGTGTTGACTGTACTGTATACTCAACCTTTCTGAATTTTGATACTCAGTGTcagtgaggttgtagagaaatgGATCCTCCTGAACACCGCTGGTTGGAGCATACATTGATGTAACTTTTCAGGAGGGCAATTTAGGCAACAGGTATCAAAAGCTTTAAGAATagataataggccaggcacagtggctcatgcttgtaatcccagcactttgggaggctgaggcaggcggatcatgaggtcaggagttcaagaccagcgtggccaacacagtgaaacctgtctctaaaaatacaaaaaaaattagctggccgtggtcacgggtgcctgtaatcccatctacttgggaggcttgaggcaggagaatcgcttgaacccaggaggtggaggctgcagtgagccgagatcgcaccactgcgctacagcctgagcgacagagatagactctgtctcaaaaaaaaaaaaaattgatgatagTCTTTGAATCAATAATTCCACTGACTAGGATTTATCCTAAGGACATAATTAGGCAAGTGGACAAGATCCATTAACCTAGCTTAACCCAACATTGCTTATAATATCTAAATTTCCAATTTTACGGAGTTGGTTACATTATATACACTGAATTCTATTTTTAGAATCTcatacccaggtaacaaatctgcacatgtaccccctgaataaaataaaataaaataaaataaaataaaataataaaaattggaaaaaaagaatctcaatgtatatttaaatttacattgaTGTGGAATAATGTTTCCAATGCAatgtcaaatgaaaaaataatttcgaTTGTTAGAAAACaattcaatatttattcttttttttttttttttttttttttttttttttttttttttttttgagacggagtctcactctgtccccaggctggagtgcagtggccggatctcagctcactgcaagctccgcctcccgggttcatgccattctcctgcctcagcctccggagtagctgggactacaggcgcccgccacctcgcccggctagtttttttttgtatttttagtagagacggggtttcaccgtgttagccaggatggtctcgatctcctgacctcgtgatccgcccgtctcggcctcccaaagtgctgggattacaggcttgagccaccgcgcccggcaatatttattcttttaaaaaagatggagtttcactcttgttgcccaggttggagcacaatggcgcgatcttggctcacagcaacctccacctcctaggttcaagcgattctcctgcctcagcctcctgagtagctgggattatagtcatatgccatcacgcccagctaattt from Rhinopithecus roxellana isolate Shanxi Qingling chromosome 12, ASM756505v1, whole genome shotgun sequence encodes:
- the TMEM35B gene encoding transmembrane protein 35B, translating into MELLLSVLRVLLGGFFALVGLAKLSEEISAPVSERMNALFVQFAEVFPLKVFGYQPDPLNYQIAVGFLELLAGLLLVTGPPMLQEISNLFLILLMMGAIFTLAALKESLSTCIPAIVCLGFLLLLNVGQLLAQTKKVVRPTRKKTLSTFKESWK